Proteins from a genomic interval of Prevotella sp. E13-27:
- a CDS encoding SDR family oxidoreductase, which yields MIFDRSEQKQVVALLGAGSMGTAIVRRIGAGKKILLGDISENALERVGDDFRRCGYDVETLQVNALQKESVEVFARKAAELGPVMYFIDTAGASPNQANPEHIVNLDMLGTGYAVDAFGEVMAEGGAGLIISSQAAYMYPIPNDIELQLVNTPTAQLKDVKFVQEVAMQNSGFAYMIAKRMNHLQAQRAAATSWRKRRARINTISPGVIVTPLAYDEFNANGEGYQRMIDASAAQRTGTSDEIAEAAAFLLGEHAKFITGTDLLIDGGVIAAIRTGEYQLG from the coding sequence ATGATTTTCGACAGAAGCGAACAGAAACAGGTAGTGGCACTATTGGGTGCCGGTAGTATGGGAACAGCCATTGTGCGCCGTATTGGTGCCGGTAAGAAGATTCTGTTGGGCGACATCAGCGAGAATGCATTGGAACGTGTCGGTGACGATTTCCGCCGCTGTGGCTATGATGTAGAGACTTTGCAGGTAAATGCTTTGCAGAAGGAAAGCGTGGAGGTATTCGCAAGGAAGGCAGCAGAACTGGGGCCCGTGATGTACTTCATTGATACAGCAGGTGCATCGCCCAATCAGGCCAATCCTGAACACATCGTTAACCTCGATATGCTGGGCACTGGCTATGCTGTAGACGCCTTCGGAGAGGTGATGGCCGAGGGTGGTGCAGGACTAATCATTTCGAGTCAGGCAGCCTATATGTACCCCATCCCCAACGACATCGAACTGCAACTGGTGAACACTCCGACCGCTCAGCTGAAGGACGTGAAGTTCGTTCAGGAGGTGGCCATGCAGAACTCAGGCTTTGCCTACATGATTGCCAAGCGCATGAACCATCTGCAGGCACAGCGTGCTGCTGCCACCTCATGGCGCAAGCGTCGTGCCCGTATCAACACCATCAGCCCTGGTGTCATCGTTACCCCGCTGGCTTACGATGAGTTCAATGCCAATGGTGAGGGCTATCAGCGCATGATTGATGCCTCTGCCGCCCAGCGCACAGGCACCAGCGACGAGATTGCCGAGGCAGCAGCCTTCCTGCTGGGAGAGCATGCCAAGTTTATTACAGGTACCGACCTGCTCATCGACGGTGGTGTCATCGCTGCTATCCGCACGGGTGAATATCAATTAGGATAA
- a CDS encoding SDR family oxidoreductase — protein MKQVSVLVGTGSIGQAIIRRVSAGKHIVLADYSIENAQRAARTLEDAGFECSTIQCDLGSKENILKLVEFATSKGDVTNLVNAAGVSPSQAPVAEILRVDLYGTSVLLEEFGKVIAEGGSGVIISSQSGHRLPALSQEQNEALATTSVEELLELPFLKEIDDTLKAYQYSKRCNVLRVMFEATRWGRRGATINSISPGIIITPLANDELHGPRKEGYLKMIEGMPARRAGTPDEVGNMAEFLMSSRGRFISGADFLIDGGCTASYWYGDLQYLKATH, from the coding sequence ATGAAACAAGTATCAGTATTAGTAGGTACTGGCAGTATCGGACAGGCTATTATCCGTCGTGTGTCGGCTGGTAAGCACATTGTGTTGGCAGACTACTCCATAGAGAATGCTCAGCGAGCAGCAAGGACATTGGAAGATGCAGGATTTGAGTGCTCAACTATCCAATGCGACCTTGGTTCAAAAGAGAACATCCTGAAGTTGGTGGAGTTTGCAACGAGCAAGGGCGATGTGACGAACCTTGTGAACGCTGCTGGCGTGTCACCTTCACAGGCTCCCGTAGCTGAGATCCTTCGCGTTGACCTCTACGGAACAAGTGTTCTGTTGGAAGAGTTTGGCAAGGTAATTGCCGAGGGTGGTTCAGGTGTGATTATTTCATCACAAAGCGGTCATCGTCTGCCAGCCTTATCGCAGGAACAGAACGAGGCTTTAGCCACAACATCTGTAGAAGAATTGCTAGAACTGCCGTTCTTGAAGGAAATCGATGATACCCTAAAAGCCTATCAATACTCGAAGCGTTGCAATGTGCTCCGCGTGATGTTCGAGGCTACTCGCTGGGGCCGTCGTGGAGCTACCATTAACTCTATCTCACCAGGTATCATCATCACGCCATTGGCAAACGATGAATTGCATGGCCCCCGCAAGGAAGGCTATCTGAAGATGATAGAGGGCATGCCAGCCCGGCGTGCAGGAACACCTGACGAAGTGGGCAATATGGCAGAGTTCCTGATGTCCTCCCGAGGACGTTTCATCAGCGGTGCCGACTTTCTGATTGACGGTGGCTGTACAGCTTCTTATTGGTATGGTGATTTGCAATACCTCAAGGCTACGCATTAG